CAGCCTTGAAGCTGGTGTGAACAAGGTCGGCCCAAGCCTTGCGGGTTCGTTCGGTCGTGAATGCGGCACGGTTGAAGGTTTCAAATACGGCAAGGGTTATCTTGCAGCCTGCGAAAAAGGCTTTGTTGCTGACGAAGCGTTCCTGACCGATTACCTCAAGGATCCGTCTGCGAAACTGAGCGAAATCGCAGGTTCCAAGGAACGTTCCAAAATGGCGTTCAAACTCAACAAAGATGAAGATGTTGCCGACATCATCGAGTTCCTGAAAGCTCAGTAACACTTTCACGATCTCGCAATACGAAATGGCCGGAGCAACATGCCCCGGCCATTTTTGTGATTTGCACTCTGTTTACAATCTCTGGCAATGAGTCCTGGATATTCCAGATACCTGTTGCGCAAGCGTGCTATGCCGCCTCGCGCCGACGCAGAAGTTCTTCGCCGACCGAACGCATCTGCTCCACCGTTGCGACATCCAGGGTCGCGGTAACTTCAAGATCACGATCTTCATAGACGTCACGGTCAGGGTGTTTTTGCGCCCAGTCGGCCACCGCCTGATCGCGTTCGCGGATCAGCTGTTCAATCTGTGGCCGGAAAAGCACCATCATGCCCGACACCCAACGGTTGACCGGCCAGGACGGCTGGGCATGGTCGATGACAAAACCATCAAGCATGCCGATGACGTCTTCGGCGTCATACCAGACTTCACCGGTAACCCAACGGTTGGTGGTAAACAATCGCTGGCAAAAGCCAAACTCATCCATCGAAAACGCGATCAGGTGCGAAAGTGCGTCGTTCGGCCCCTCGGGATAGGCGAAACCGTCGATCTGTTTGGGTTTGCAGCCATCGGGCATGCCGCGCGGACGCATGAAGGTATGGAAATGTCCGTGCTCGTCCCAGTCCCGACGTTCTTCCTTGGGATGGGCATGATAATAGAACTGCGCATGTGACTGGCGATCATAGACATCGCCTTCGGGGTAGTGGTTCCATTCATAGAACGTCCCCGACCCCTTGATCAGTTCACCGACGATGTTATCGCCCGTCGCAGTCAAAACGCGGTGACATTCCATAACATCGCGTCCCGCGGCCAACATCTTTTCAAGCTGATCTGTCGGGATAGACGCCAAATCGAGTTTGTCTTCAGTCATTTCTTTACCAACATCGTTGCGATCCACCCTTTATTCCTGTTGCACAGAATAAGGCGGTTTGCGACCGATCACGCCAATAAACCCCTTTCAACAGTTAGTGATTTGATGGCGCTTTGCAACAATCGCCTCGGGCGATCAGTGATCGCGCATCACCCGAAAACCAATCAGGATGTGCTTGAGATATTCCGGGCGGGCGTGACGGGCTGCCGGGCGACAAACCCCGCACCCGCGATCATCCCATGATCCGCCCTTAACTGTCCGATAGCCCGGTTGGGAAGATGAAGACGTCCATTCAAACACCTGCCCGACACCGTCAAGCACACCATATGGCCCGGCTTCGAACTGGCCGACAGGCATGGTATCAAACGGTCCGCTATCGGCACTGTTCAGGCGGCTTGCATCGAAAATATTTCCCCAAGGGTAAAACGTACCATCCGGGCCGCGCGTCGCCTTTTCCCAATAAAGCTCGTCGGGCAAGTGCCAGCTTTCACCCGTCTTTTCGCTCAGCCAGCGGGTATAGGCGTTGGCATCCTGCCACGACACCAGAACGACCGGATGATTGCCACGCCCGCGCGGGGGACGACCATCATTCCAAAGGAACGGCACGATGGTGTCATAGTTATAAATCAGCCCCTGACGTTCCCAGTCTTCCTGACTGATCGTTGGTGCGGGATGGCCGGTTTCTTCGACAAAAACCGCATACTGGTCATTGGTTACCGGCGTTTTGCCGATATCATAACCCAAAAGATGGACGCGCCATTTATCGGCTTCGAGATCATACCAACGGTTACGGCGGCTGATATCGTGGCCATAGACCTGCTCGTCAATCTGATAGGCATATTGCCGTTCGATTGAATCAGATCCCTGCCAGAACCAGCCAGACGGAATGTCGATCGTCTCGGGGATTCCATTACCTGCCGCCTCTGCGTTTCCCGCAAGGCCAACAACGCACGCAACAGCGCAGAACTTCCAGATTTCTGCGATACGATCCCCGACTATCATACAAACTTCCGTCCTGATGGGCGGTGCGGCTCACGCTTTATTCAAACGAAACCCCAACTTATGCCCCCTTTATAACTGACCCCAAGATGCTGAACTTTTGCCGCACTTTCAATCGGTTTGACAGTTTTCAACCGGTATTTGTGACATGCATTTTATCTAATGGGCTTCTAATCAGTTGTAGGCAAACACCTTTTTGAACACGACGGTCTCACACAACAGTGAAACCATGTGACGCCGCTTCGGTGAAGAATTGGATCATAGTGCGCTTACCGATGGGCGACGGAACGCCCCGGATTGAACTTACCGGATCTTCAGAGAGGCACGACATGACCAAGAAATCCATGACTTTCGCACAAAAGGCACTCATCCCGGCGATGGCAATAGGCACCAGCCTTGCCATGGCAACACCGATGGCGATGGCGGCCCCGCTTCCGGCACCGACCGCCGAAGTGGCAAGTTGCGCACCCTGCAGCCCATGTGCAGCCAATCCTTGCGCCGCAAACCCGTGTGCTGCGAACCCGTGTGCCGCCAAAAAAGTGGTTAACCCGTGCAGCCCGTGTGCGGCAAACCCGTGCGCAGCTAATCCATGTGCTGCGAAAAACCCGTGCGCGGCCAATCCGTGCGCAGCTAACCCTTGCGCCGCAAAGTAAATACCTGATCCGTCCCAACAGCAACGGGGGCGATGCATCTGCATCGCCCCCGTTTTCTATTCAAGCAGAAAGGCCGTCAAACCCTACTCGCGAACGACCATCACCGAGCAATCGGCATGGCGCACAACGCGCGCAGCATTCGGCCCCAGAAGATAATCCTTCAGTTCCGGGCGGTGGGAGCCGATCACGATCAGGTCGCAATTGGTTTTCTTCGCGATCTGAAGGATGACCTCGTAAACCGTTCCCTGGCCCACGATGTGCTGCACCTTGATGTCTGACGGAATATGTTCAGCCACAAATTGGTGGAGACGTTCGTTATAGGCTTCAAGAACCTTGGTTTCGTAGCCCTTCGGGAAGAATTGACCAACCATCGACATTCCAACCGTGGGCACCACGGTCAGAACATGCAGGCGCGCACCAAAGCTTTGCGCCTGCTTGATCGCAACCGGTACGGCCTTCTTCCAGGAAGACTCATGATCAAGATCTACTGTGACCAGAATATCCTTGTACATGTTCAATCTCCCAGTCAGGCCGTACCAAGCGCGTCTTCACTGCGCTTGCGTCGGCGTTGAAGAACAATGATCCCACCCAGCAACAGGAAGGCCGGGATAAAGAAGACTTCCTTGGCCGGACGATCAGCCTCGACCTTTACCGCGGTGATTTCAAAGTCGAAATCAAGCCCGGCTTTCTCGGCCGGACCGGCAAAGACCAGATCGTCGATATAGATACGACCATCTTCATTCCGGATACCGATACCGGCGTGATAAAGGCGATCCTCACCCGCACCTGCCGGACCAAGCGGCAGCATCACGGATTTGGAAACCTCATCCCCTTCGATGCTGATGCCTTCGACATCCAGAAGGATGTTGGATTCAGGCGGCATGTTGGCGGCATCTTCGACAATGGTTGTCGCCGGAAGGTTTTCGTAAGGCGGCGCAATCATGTCGAGCCAAAAACCCGGACGGAACAAGGTGAACGCGATCAACAGCAGTGCCGCACTTTCCCACAGCTTGGACCGGGCAAAGAAATACCCCTGCGTCGCTGCGGCAAAGACCAGCATGGCGATTGTCGAAACAATGATCACCATCACCACATCCAGCGGATGATCCAGACCGATCATCAGAAGTTGCGTGTTGAACAGGAACAGGAACGGCAGGACGGCTGTGCGCATTGAATAGAAGAATGCCACCACCCCGGTCTTCATCGGATCAGCCCCCGATACGGCGGCAGCAGCAAAGGATGCCAAACCGACCGGCGGGGTCACATCGGCCATGATGCCGAAATAGAAGACAAACAGGTGAACCGCGATTAACGGCACGATCAGTCCGTTTGCCGCGCCAAGTTCGACAATCACCGGTGCCATCAGGCTGGAAACCACGATGTAGTTTGCCGTGGTCGGAAGCCCCATGCCAAGGATCAGGCTGATCACGGCGGTAAAGATCAGGATCAGCATCAAATTGCCGCCCGAAATCAGTTCGACGAATTCAACCATCACCTGACCGATACCGGTCAGTGACACCGTGCCAACGATGATACCGGCGGCGGCCGTTGCCACACCAATGCCGATCATGTTGCGGGCACCGGTGGCAAAACCGTCAATCACGTCGATCAAGCCAAGCTTAAGGTCGTTGGAAACATTGCGGCTTTTGCGGAAGATGCCCTTGGCAGCATGCTGGGTCAGCATGATGAAGATCATCAGAACCGTCGCCCAGAAGGCCGACAGCCCCGGTGATTTCAATTCAATCATCAGGAACCAGACCAGAACCACAACCGGCAGCAGATAATGCAAACCAGCCTTGGCGGTTTCACCCAAAGCCGGCAATTCGACCACCGGCTGGTTGGGATCATCCATTTCAAGATCGGGATATCTTGCCGCGTAATAAAGCCCTGCCAGATAAATCGCAGCACACTCGAGTGCGACAATCCAACCAACGGCATCACCAAATAGCTGCTTCTGGAAGACAATGGCGTAGTAAACCAGCCCCGAAAGCACGACGAGTGACAGCACGAACAGAAGCGATCTGATCAGCGTTTGACCAAGGGTCGAGGTCACCCGTTTCGGCAGGCCCTTCATGTTCGCCTTAAGTGCCTCAAGGTGAACAATGTAAATCAGTGCGATATAGGAAATCGTTGCGGGCAGGAAGGCATGCTTGATGACTTCCGGGTACGGAATGCCGACATATTCCACCATCAGGAAGGCCGCAGCCCCCATCACAGGCGGCATGATCTGACCATTGACCGAGGATGCGACTTCCACCGCACCGGCCTTCTCACCCGAGAAACCAACGCGCTTCATTAGCGGAATGGTAAAGGTACCGGTCGTCACAACGTTGGCAATCGAGGACCCTGAAATAAGGCCGGTCATCGCCGATGACAAAACAGCGGCCTTTGCCGGGCCACCACGCATGTGACCAAGGGCGGCAAATGCAACCTTGATGAAATAGTTGCCGGCACCCGCCTTATCGAGAAGCGATCCAAACAGCACAAACAGGAACACAAAGCTGGTTGATACGCCAAGCGCGATACCAAACACGCCCTCGGTGGTGATCCACTGATGCGACATCGCCTTGGAGAAGCTCGCCCCGCTCCATTGCAGAACATCTGGCACCCACGGTGCATTGC
Above is a window of Thalassospira sp. ER-Se-21-Dark DNA encoding:
- a CDS encoding c-type cytochrome translates to MTFSRKLVLVASSIAFLSAAPAIAGDAEKGEKLFKRCAACHSLEAGVNKVGPSLAGSFGRECGTVEGFKYGKGYLAACEKGFVADEAFLTDYLKDPSAKLSEIAGSKERSKMAFKLNKDEDVADIIEFLKAQ
- a CDS encoding SUMF1/EgtB/PvdO family nonheme iron enzyme; the encoded protein is MIVGDRIAEIWKFCAVACVVGLAGNAEAAGNGIPETIDIPSGWFWQGSDSIERQYAYQIDEQVYGHDISRRNRWYDLEADKWRVHLLGYDIGKTPVTNDQYAVFVEETGHPAPTISQEDWERQGLIYNYDTIVPFLWNDGRPPRGRGNHPVVLVSWQDANAYTRWLSEKTGESWHLPDELYWEKATRGPDGTFYPWGNIFDASRLNSADSGPFDTMPVGQFEAGPYGVLDGVGQVFEWTSSSSQPGYRTVKGGSWDDRGCGVCRPAARHARPEYLKHILIGFRVMRDH
- a CDS encoding universal stress protein; amino-acid sequence: MYKDILVTVDLDHESSWKKAVPVAIKQAQSFGARLHVLTVVPTVGMSMVGQFFPKGYETKVLEAYNERLHQFVAEHIPSDIKVQHIVGQGTVYEVILQIAKKTNCDLIVIGSHRPELKDYLLGPNAARVVRHADCSVMVVRE
- a CDS encoding TRAP transporter permease, which produces MTDDKNTKNVSVDQGLQDLIAENDTGARQPSGLTAKILLWLAVAWSLFQLWLASPLPFIFNFGVLNSTEARSIHLAFAIFLAFMAYPAFKNSPRSYIPIVDWVLAAVGAFCAAYIYIFYRELSDRPGLPITADLVAAGVGLVMLLEATRRALGPPLMIVAMVFLAYVFFGNAPWVPDVLQWSGASFSKAMSHQWITTEGVFGIALGVSTSFVFLFVLFGSLLDKAGAGNYFIKVAFAALGHMRGGPAKAAVLSSAMTGLISGSSIANVVTTGTFTIPLMKRVGFSGEKAGAVEVASSVNGQIMPPVMGAAAFLMVEYVGIPYPEVIKHAFLPATISYIALIYIVHLEALKANMKGLPKRVTSTLGQTLIRSLLFVLSLVVLSGLVYYAIVFQKQLFGDAVGWIVALECAAIYLAGLYYAARYPDLEMDDPNQPVVELPALGETAKAGLHYLLPVVVLVWFLMIELKSPGLSAFWATVLMIFIMLTQHAAKGIFRKSRNVSNDLKLGLIDVIDGFATGARNMIGIGVATAAAGIIVGTVSLTGIGQVMVEFVELISGGNLMLILIFTAVISLILGMGLPTTANYIVVSSLMAPVIVELGAANGLIVPLIAVHLFVFYFGIMADVTPPVGLASFAAAAVSGADPMKTGVVAFFYSMRTAVLPFLFLFNTQLLMIGLDHPLDVVMVIIVSTIAMLVFAAATQGYFFARSKLWESAALLLIAFTLFRPGFWLDMIAPPYENLPATTIVEDAANMPPESNILLDVEGISIEGDEVSKSVMLPLGPAGAGEDRLYHAGIGIRNEDGRIYIDDLVFAGPAEKAGLDFDFEITAVKVEADRPAKEVFFIPAFLLLGGIIVLQRRRKRSEDALGTA